A part of Vigna radiata var. radiata cultivar VC1973A chromosome 11, Vradiata_ver6, whole genome shotgun sequence genomic DNA contains:
- the LOC106777890 gene encoding ATP-citrate synthase alpha chain protein 1 yields MARKKIREYDSKRLLKEHFKRLSGKELPIKSAQINASTDFTELQEKETWLSSSKLVVKPDMLFGKRGKSGLVALNLDFAQVVSFVKERLGKEVEMGGCKGPITTFIVEPFVPHDEEFYLNIVSERLGNSISFSECGGIEIEDNWDKVKTVFIPTGVSITSEIVAPLVATLPLEIKGEIEEFLRVVFILFQDLDFTFLEMNPFTLVNGKPYPLDMRGELDDTAAFKNFKKWGDIEFPLPFGRVMTATESFIHGLDEKTSASLKFTVLNPKGRIWTMVAGGGASVIYADTVGDLGFASELGNYAEYSGAPKEDEVLQYARVVIDCATANPDGQKRALVIGGGIANFTDVAATFSGIIRALREKESKLKAARMNIYVRRGGPNYQKGLTLMRALGEEIGIPIEVYGPEATMTGICKEAIQFITASA; encoded by the exons ATGGCGCGCAAGAAGATCAGAGAGTACGACTCCAAGAGGTTGTTGAAGGAGCACTTCAAGAGACTTTCTGGCAAGGAGTTGCCAATCAAGTCTGCACAA ATAAATGCATCAACTGATTTCACTGAGCTACAAGAGAAGGAAACTTGGCTTTCATCTTCTAAATTGGTTGTGAAACCTGACATGTTATTTGGAAAGCGTGGCAAAAGCGGTTTGGTTGCTTTGAATTTGGATTTTGCACAAGTCGTCTCATTTGTGAAAGAGCGTCTTGGAAAAGAG GTTGAGATGGGTGGATGCAAAGGACCCATAACAACTTTCATTGTTGAACCTTTTGTCCCACATGACGAAGAGTTTTACCTTAACATAGTCTCTGAGAGACTCGGCAACAGCATAAGCTTTTCTGAATGTGGaggaattgaaattgaagataaCTGGGATAAG GTTAAGACCGTATTCATTCCAACTGGAGTGTCTATTACATCTGAAATTGTTGCCCCACTTGTTGCAACCCTTCCCTTAGAg ATCAAGGGAGAAATTGAGGAATTTCTTAGAgtggttttcatactgtttcaAG ATCTGGATTTCACTTTCTTAGAGATGAATCCTTTCACATTGGTTAATGGAAAGCCTTATCCTTTGGATATGAGGGGTGAGCTAGATGACACTGCTGCTTTCAAGAACTTCAAGAA ATGGGGAGACATTGAATTTCCACTGCCATTTGGAAGGGTTATGACTGCCACCGAGTCTTTCATTCATGGATTAGATGAAAAG ACAAGTGCATCTTTAAAATTCACTGTGTTGAACCCAAAGGGCCGAATTTGGACAATGGTAGCTGGGGGAGGTGCCAGTGTCATCTACGCTGATACA GTTGGAGATCTTGGTTTTGCATCTGAACTTGGAAACTATGCTGAATACAGTGGTGCACCCAAAGAAGATGAAGTCTTACAGTATGCCAGAGTTGTAATTGAT TGTGCAACTGCAAACCCTGATGGCCAAAAGAGAGCTCTTGTGATAGGAGGAGGCATAGCCAACTTCACTGATGTTGCTGCTACATTTAGCGGTATAATTCGGGCTCTGAGAGAGAAG GAGTCAAAATTGAAAGCAGCAAGGATGAACATCTATGTGAGGAGAGGAGGGCCCAACTACCAGAAGGGTCTAACTTTAATGCGTGCACTTGGAGAGGAGATTGGCATCCCCATTGAG GTTTATGGACCAGAAGCCACAATGACTGGTATATGCAAAGAGGCAATACAATTCATTACTGCTTCTGCTTAA